In the genome of Candidatus Korarchaeota archaeon NZ13-K, one region contains:
- a CDS encoding phosphoenolpyruvate carboxykinase (ATP): MRELIPPLEEMTPKSFMEAFERILEAKRRAGITPILDNPDDLFERAKLYGTRYANGAWGWASNIWSRSAANTVVVNDEGELRREHKLLMMRVLEHILAQGPLIKVDGYVGKPGTKVQMHARVYVDPQFPDIAYRWSQLVFPAPRDGRPDVVLFVIPHYLGNPMIPGTDRMMMVLRFPNDWLTIITVSSYQGEVKKGVLCHWINYVYGKGCTGEHAALREFTVKGVDGRWRRVVMAIWGLTGSGKSTHSFYAWDEVNSRIFVERFGVNPLELVRDQVIRNDDIIAICEDRVYGSERGAWTKTEDLTPEQVAMWRGAMSSRALHENTEFDERGYPSFSGELFRYFGRPNRNSRTVLYLEDTGFFDGDVASSGPLTTALFLSPSYFTSYAWMRVEDPAVAAKFLADGKTIGHPAQAKELVGKIRYVPRFSEFTIGVPDSMHVMRFYEMLRKRRESDPIEVYVFVTTGRVGADYRWVEREIQGRRLMVPEPLMEESGGGIRIKGGSKPTIEEDELFILQSSRGAVEYEPHPFWGERVLVPRRIPGLEEGRLRELSPTAHYSMSEFEELLRAEIEESKAWLRINCPGLPDEIVNSMDF, encoded by the coding sequence ATGAGGGAGCTTATTCCCCCTCTGGAGGAGATGACCCCCAAGAGCTTCATGGAGGCCTTCGAGAGGATCCTGGAGGCGAAGAGGAGGGCCGGAATCACCCCGATCTTGGACAACCCAGATGACCTTTTTGAGAGGGCGAAGCTCTACGGGACGCGTTACGCGAACGGTGCCTGGGGATGGGCATCCAACATATGGAGCAGGTCCGCCGCGAACACAGTGGTTGTGAATGACGAGGGTGAGCTTAGGAGGGAGCACAAGCTGCTGATGATGAGGGTGCTCGAGCACATACTGGCGCAGGGTCCCCTGATAAAGGTGGATGGTTACGTCGGTAAGCCCGGCACAAAGGTTCAGATGCACGCCAGGGTTTACGTGGATCCCCAGTTCCCGGACATAGCCTACAGGTGGTCTCAGCTCGTCTTCCCAGCTCCCAGGGATGGGAGGCCCGATGTCGTGCTCTTCGTCATCCCCCACTACCTGGGGAACCCCATGATACCCGGGACAGACAGGATGATGATGGTCCTCAGGTTCCCCAACGACTGGCTGACCATAATCACGGTCTCATCCTACCAGGGCGAGGTGAAGAAGGGGGTTCTCTGCCACTGGATCAACTACGTCTATGGGAAGGGGTGCACGGGGGAGCACGCCGCCTTGAGGGAGTTCACCGTCAAGGGAGTTGATGGAAGGTGGAGAAGGGTTGTCATGGCGATATGGGGGTTGACCGGGAGCGGCAAGTCCACCCACAGCTTCTACGCCTGGGACGAGGTGAACTCGAGGATCTTCGTGGAGAGGTTCGGGGTCAATCCCTTGGAGCTCGTGAGGGATCAGGTGATAAGGAACGATGATATAATAGCGATATGCGAGGATAGGGTCTACGGATCGGAGCGCGGGGCGTGGACGAAGACCGAGGACTTGACACCAGAGCAGGTGGCGATGTGGAGGGGGGCCATGAGCAGCAGGGCCCTTCACGAGAACACGGAGTTCGATGAGAGGGGCTACCCCTCCTTCTCCGGGGAGCTCTTCAGGTACTTCGGGAGGCCAAACAGGAACTCGAGGACCGTGCTTTACCTGGAGGATACCGGATTCTTCGATGGGGATGTGGCCTCGAGCGGTCCGCTCACCACGGCCCTCTTCCTATCACCCAGCTACTTCACCTCCTACGCCTGGATGAGGGTGGAGGATCCCGCGGTCGCCGCCAAGTTCCTGGCGGACGGTAAGACCATAGGTCACCCGGCTCAGGCCAAGGAGCTGGTCGGGAAGATAAGGTACGTCCCCAGGTTCTCCGAGTTCACCATAGGGGTGCCGGACTCGATGCACGTCATGAGGTTCTACGAGATGCTGAGGAAGAGGAGGGAGAGCGATCCGATCGAGGTATACGTCTTCGTGACCACGGGCAGGGTGGGAGCGGACTACAGGTGGGTCGAGAGGGAGATCCAAGGGAGGAGGCTCATGGTCCCGGAGCCCTTGATGGAGGAGTCCGGAGGTGGGATCAGGATTAAGGGCGGTTCCAAGCCGACCATAGAGGAGGACGAGCTATTCATACTTCAGTCCTCCAGGGGAGCCGTCGAGTACGAGCCCCATCCGTTCTGGGGGGAGAGGGTGCTCGTGCCGAGGAGGATCCCGGGCTTGGAGGAGGGGAGGCTCAGGGAGCTGAGCCCAACGGCTCACTACAGCATGAGCGAGTTCGAGGAGCTCCTGAGGGCGGAGATAGAGGAGAGCAAGGCCTGGCTCAGGATCAACTGCCCCGGACTCCCGGATGAGATAGTTAACTCCATGGACTTCTGA
- a CDS encoding pyridoxal phosphate-dependent aminotransferase, protein MITIRDIFEACRLREREGRRVINAHIGEPSHEPPIPVSEVLRGMGEIGRRYLPFVGTEVARESIVEFAERFLGREFHEERIFITNGGAQSLLISALAAQRLRRGRILVPAPGFPQYFEHATEFGYSVAAYDPLSEDLVNEILSKSDDASAVLINYPNNPTGHVAPNSELRDLWSELSRRNVLLINDAAYSQIYFGDKVEVVGDVIADTFSKTFALPGIRIGYIYWGAERPEIVGRLLYLMTAGASEASQLLITEMIRSATEDYFAGVRGRYAELREEVVRRAREAGLIFPEPGGAFYLYARHPKVRDSNELAIRLLDWDPVVGIVPAAAFRGGREFFRVSYGVLGKPEIRELFRVIGEVADSLGAGES, encoded by the coding sequence ATGATCACGATAAGGGACATCTTCGAGGCCTGCAGGCTCAGGGAGAGGGAGGGGAGGAGGGTCATAAACGCTCACATAGGCGAACCCTCCCACGAGCCCCCGATTCCCGTCTCCGAGGTCCTGAGAGGGATGGGGGAGATAGGGAGGAGGTACCTGCCGTTCGTGGGAACGGAGGTAGCTAGGGAGAGCATTGTGGAATTCGCTGAGAGGTTTCTTGGCAGGGAGTTTCATGAGGAGAGGATCTTCATAACGAATGGGGGCGCTCAGTCCCTGCTCATATCGGCGCTGGCCGCCCAGAGGTTGAGGAGGGGCAGGATCCTGGTTCCGGCTCCCGGTTTTCCCCAATACTTCGAGCATGCGACGGAGTTCGGCTACAGCGTGGCCGCATACGATCCCCTCTCCGAGGACCTTGTGAACGAGATCTTGAGCAAGTCCGATGATGCATCAGCAGTCCTGATAAACTACCCGAACAATCCAACCGGTCATGTTGCCCCAAACTCGGAGCTGAGGGATCTTTGGTCCGAGCTGAGCAGGAGGAACGTGCTCCTGATAAACGATGCCGCCTACTCCCAGATATACTTCGGTGATAAGGTCGAGGTCGTCGGGGACGTGATCGCCGACACCTTCAGCAAGACTTTCGCCCTTCCCGGGATCAGGATAGGCTACATCTACTGGGGGGCCGAGAGACCAGAGATAGTCGGCAGGTTGCTCTACCTGATGACCGCCGGCGCCTCGGAGGCCTCGCAGCTCCTGATCACGGAGATGATAAGGTCGGCGACCGAAGATTACTTCGCCGGGGTGAGGGGACGCTACGCGGAGCTGAGGGAGGAGGTCGTCAGGAGGGCTAGAGAAGCCGGGCTCATCTTCCCGGAGCCTGGAGGAGCCTTCTACCTCTACGCCAGGCATCCCAAGGTGAGGGACTCGAATGAGCTCGCTATAAGGCTGCTGGACTGGGATCCGGTTGTCGGGATAGTCCCTGCGGCCGCCTTCAGGGGAGGAAGGGAGTTCTTCAGGGTGAGCTACGGGGTCCTCGGGAAGCCTGAGATAAGGGAGCTCTTCAGGGTGATAGGGGAGGTGGCCGATTCTCTGGGGGCTGGTGAATCATGA
- the proC gene encoding pyrroline-5-carboxylate reductase — protein sequence MREARAERGPSWVSAFLFEPVAVIGLGRIGTSLALALSKEGYRVLASTAHPERHRDVESSGIEILPSEEAASRGSVVVIAVKPKQIMDLADEIRERVRGKLVISLAASLTTEFLEKLMPGARIVRAMPNLALIVGESITALSPGRSAREPDIEVAKGIFSSVGECVVVEEELMDAVTGLSGSGPAYVFMMVEALADAGVRVGLARDLAIRMAAKTLLGASKMVLTGKHPAELRDMVLTPGGVTIAGLHELERRGFRAALMNAVLAAVRRAEELRNELPLSLMREVRWRIH from the coding sequence ATTAGGGAGGCTCGAGCCGAGCGGGGTCCATCATGGGTGAGCGCCTTCCTGTTTGAGCCCGTGGCGGTGATCGGCCTGGGCAGGATAGGCACCTCCCTTGCCCTGGCCCTTTCCAAGGAGGGTTATCGCGTCCTAGCCTCCACGGCCCACCCGGAGAGGCACAGGGATGTCGAGTCCTCTGGTATTGAGATCCTTCCAAGCGAGGAGGCCGCTAGCAGGGGAAGTGTTGTCGTGATAGCGGTTAAACCAAAGCAGATCATGGATCTGGCGGATGAGATAAGGGAGAGAGTGAGGGGGAAGCTTGTGATCTCCTTGGCGGCGTCCCTGACCACAGAATTCCTGGAGAAGCTGATGCCCGGTGCCAGGATCGTCAGGGCCATGCCAAATCTCGCCCTGATCGTGGGCGAGTCCATAACCGCTCTCTCCCCTGGCAGGAGCGCGAGGGAGCCTGACATAGAGGTCGCCAAGGGGATATTCAGCTCGGTCGGTGAATGCGTCGTCGTGGAGGAGGAGCTCATGGATGCGGTGACCGGACTGAGCGGCAGCGGCCCGGCTTACGTCTTCATGATGGTGGAGGCCCTGGCGGATGCGGGTGTCAGGGTTGGTCTCGCTAGGGATCTGGCCATAAGGATGGCTGCCAAGACCCTTCTGGGTGCCTCAAAGATGGTTTTGACGGGGAAGCACCCAGCGGAGCTGAGGGACATGGTCCTCACCCCAGGGGGCGTCACCATAGCCGGCTTGCATGAGCTGGAGAGGCGTGGGTTCAGGGCTGCCCTCATGAATGCAGTGTTGGCGGCCGTGAGGAGGGCTGAGGAGCTCAGAAATGAGCTCCCTTTGTCCCTGATGCGGGAGGTCCGCTGGAGAATTCATTAG